Sequence from the Deltaproteobacteria bacterium genome:
AGCCCCAGCGCTTCAAACCTGCTTTGTCCAGGTGACATCGCTGAATTGATTCACCGCTTCAATAAGTTTACGCTACCCACTTCATTGAAATTTTTCTTTTATGCTTCACACAGTCGAGCAAATAGAGATCAATTAACTTCTGGTACGGTATATCGGAATCTTCGGCGAGCTTCTTGAAGTAGTCGATTACAGCCGGACTTAGATTGATCCCAACGAGCTTCTTCTTTTGCTTCGGGTAAGGATTCTTGACCTCTTTCATTTTCGCTAGATCATATTCTTTTTTCATAGAAAATCCTTTCACGCTTGGTGGCTTTCCGGGCGGAAATAATTCGGATGACTGTGTCTTCGTCGCGATAACAGTGGACAACTACTATAATACCAGAATGCAAACTCATTCCGACGAGGATAAATCGCTCTTCGTCCGAAGAATCCTCGACAAATAATCGGCCAAATGCATCATCAAATACTGATTGCGCTTCTTCGAACCAAATTCCATGCTTCGCTCGGTTTGACTTGTTCTTAGACTCATCCCATTCGAATCTTATAGCCATGAAAACCCCTCAACGCAACCTCAATGTATATATTATATCTATATAGGATATTGGTCAATAGATGGAGCGACTGGAGGCTCGGAATTTCGGCAACGCAGGCAACGTAGGCATCGGTACAACTTCACCAAGCGCAAAACTTCATGTAGCTGGTACCGCCGGTACTGATGGCATCATGTTTCCCGATGGCACTTTACAGAAGACTGCGGCCATAGGATCCGGATCTTCGCAGTGGACAACGTCAGGGAGCAATATCTACTTCAACGCTGGGGGCGTAGGCATCGGCAAAACGTCACCAATTGTTGCTCTTGATGTCGCTGGATCGATAAATATGTCTACAGGGAACGCGCTTCGTGGCAATGCCAATTGGCTCATCGGCAACGATGCCAATGGTACAATATGGGCTGGTTCCACCGCAGTCGCCAATGACATTCGCTTTGACTCGTCGGCAGGAAACATAGCCACCTTCAAAAGTAACGGCAATATCGGAATTGGAACAACTTCTCCTGCGGTCGCGCTCGAAGCCTATGGAACTACCGGATACCCCGCCACCAGTGGTACAGCGCAAACCGGGATTGCGCGGTTCTCTGGCTCTAATAACAACGTTCTCGATGTTGGGCAGGCGAATGGCGGTCCTTGGGGTGTCTGGCTCCAGGGTACGGATCGCAGCAATTTGGCCACGAAGTATCCGATCATATTGCAGCCGAATGGCGGCAATGTCGGTATCGGGACGACGGTTCCATCAGACCTTCTACACATAAAGGACGGTAATTTAAGACTTGATTACTATGCTACAGGGACGATGCCTAGAAGCGCCGGAACCATCAATTTTTATGACCGTGGCTTTCCTTTGGCCGTGATACAGGCAGTTGAAGAGGGACCCAATTATGGCTATCAATCGGGGCTTTCATTTTACACGAACCCTGGATCAGGCGATGGATCGACGATGGCCGAGAGAGTTAGGATTTCAAAAAGCGGCAACGTCGGGATAGGGACGACTGCACCTGCAACACTTTTTGAGGTTGGTGGCGTTGCGATGTCACGGGGTTCCACCGTTAAAAGCGCAGATGGAAACACCTGTTATCAGGTCATGGTCGACAATAGCGGTAGCCTCAATTCGGTTAAAGTCAATTGCAGTACACTTGCAAAACTTGAACTCATAAATGTCTCAGGCGCTTGGACGATGCCCGATGGCACTTACTGAACATCTTGTAACGCGTACTTAGCCTCAAGTTATTATACGAGCCAGGGCGACGGTCTCCACTGGATCGATACCGATGGCGTCGGCGGCAATGCAGCGTTCAAAGCATGGTGCGACATGACCTACGACGGTGGTGGTTGGACGCTTGTCATGCGCATCAAAAATGATAATACTTTAGCTTACTCGAGTGCCTACTGGACTAATACAACTTTATTTGACGAAGACATCGGCGGCTCTCAGAAACCTTGGCTCAACTACAATGGCAAGTTCAATGCGTGGAATAACGTCACTGGAACCAACCTCCGCGGATGTCGTGGCGCGCCTGGACCGAATCTCTGCTTATCCCAAAGTTGGACCGGTGCCGTCATTGCGTATAGTTTGTTTAATGCCGCCTACAAGGCCGGCACCATAACGCGTGCTCAGGTTATCGCACTTTTCGGAATCGAAGACACTGCCGAACCAAACTGCAATGCCAGTGGTATAAACTATAATGGCGGAGCGCCAACGCGGTTTGGTTTTCAGGGCAACAACGAGGCCGACTGCAACACCAACGATACTTCCTGGGGATTCGGAATCAGTGGTTACACTGGAACATGCGGCGCCGGAGTCGTCACATACAACGGAGGAACCGGCCGCACTTACTGCCAACACGCGACGATGTGGGTCAAATAATCTACGCTGAATTAAGCACGAATTTAAACTTATTTCGGTCCGCGCCGTTCGGGTGGATACTCTGCTCTAATATCGATTCGTTGGATCCACTTCGGAAACTAAGACCCATCGACCGTGCGGATTGCATCATCACGTTGAACTAAAGTTAAGCACGGTCTACCAAAAACAGCGGACGACAAGGACGCGTGCAATAGTGGATTTCACGAGCTATCATTTCTTGCTGCCAGATAGCGTGATGGTGCCATCCTCATTAGCAAATTTACGCAAAGAGAGATTAATCAAGGTCTGGTAGGGAATGCCTGCAGCCCTGGACATTCGTTCGAAATATTCAAGTATGTCAGCATCAATCCTTAGAGTTCGCTGCAACTTCTTGGGGCGGTGGAATTTTCCCCGAACACCACCTGTAAAATCATATTCCTTCTTCATATTGCTTCGCCTCCCTCTTTGTGGCACGCCGTGCGCTTATAATCCTGATCAGCTCTTTGTCAGTTGTATCCCGCCAGGTGTGGATCACAACTAATGTCCGCTCGTCGGCAGCCAACCCTATTGTGACCCACCGCTCCTCGTGCGAGCTACCATGATCCTCGATTGAAATCGCATATGGGTCATCGAACACTGTTGCAGCGACTTCAAAAGATACCCGGTGTTTCTTAATATTGGCTGCGGCCTTCGACAGGTCCCATTCAATTCTCATCCAAGCACCTCGTTGATCAGCTCGAATTCTCCCACCTATATTACAATGTCACTACAATATAATTCAAAGAAGATTAATTTTTTAGTCGTCACCAATCGCTAGAATTGGGACAGAAAGGTGCTATGGGGGCGATTGATGCAACCTGTGGCAGTCAAGGCGAGTCTTACCATAGGCTGGTCCGTGAGTCTTACGTTCTTGATGCGAAGATCGCAAAACTTGTCCGAAGATGCGCAAAACTGACATGACTCAATAGCGCCTCACCAAAAATCTTCTGGCGAAACGCTTCTAACGCCCCGAAACTAAGAGCATATTTGCCACCTATTTTTTGGCCTCAAGATTTCCCCGTCCCTGCCGATGGAAATCCTAAAGATGGCAGGGCTTTACGGCCCTGATCCCGGAGCACCGAGTGCCCCTCACGGCAGGGGGATGATTGCAGTCCAAACTGAGACAGATCAAACGAATACTAAACACCGCGGCTTTATCGTGCTGCGTTTGGTTAGCTGTTACCTCGTCCCAGCCCACACTTGCCGACACACCTAGCTTTCCCCTCAGCTATGCAGCCAGACTGACACAAAGTAGCGGTGCACCTGTCGAAGAAACGGTCTCAGTTGAGGTCAGGTTTTATCAGGCTGCCGTTGGGGGATCACCAAGGGGCCGCGTCTTTAGCTTTAATGATATCTCTGCATCTCAGGGTGTGCTCTCCCTAAACTTCGATCTCACGGCGTCTGAGATCGAGGCCATTTTTGGCGATGGATCTCAGCCCGTTTACATTGAGCTGACCGTAGGGGGTAAGACCTATCCGCGGCAGCAGTTTAGCTTCGTGCCCTACGCGATGCGCATTCCCGTCGATGATAAGACGCTGGCCTTTAACGGCGACGGCAAACTCTCGCTGGCGACGAATGGTAGCAGCGGCGCTGGTAAGTACCTGACCACCGATGGCGGTGGCAAGCTCATATGGTCAGTGCCTCCGACGGTGACCGAGCAGGATATCAAGCCCACGGCCACGCCGACTTTTGCTGGGCTCTCCGTAGGTGGCGACCTAAAGATCACGGCGGCTAAGACTCTGGGACTCGGCATTTTTGATAACACGAGTGAAGCCTCTATGATTGCCGCGCTCAACGGCAGTGGCACCGGCTCCCCCGACGTGGGTAAGACCTGGTACAACTCCAGCTCTAATCAAATTAAATTCTGGGACGGCACGCAGTCACGATCCCTAGGTGTATCAGGCTCAGGTCTCTCCAGTCTCAACGGCC
This genomic interval carries:
- a CDS encoding BrnT family toxin translates to MRIEWDLSKAAANIKKHRVSFEVAATVFDDPYAISIEDHGSSHEERWVTIGLAADERTLVVIHTWRDTTDKELIRIISARRATKREAKQYEEGI
- a CDS encoding BrnT family toxin — protein: MAIRFEWDESKNKSNRAKHGIWFEEAQSVFDDAFGRLFVEDSSDEERFILVGMSLHSGIIVVVHCYRDEDTVIRIISARKATKRERIFYEKRI
- a CDS encoding BrnA antitoxin family protein, which produces MKKEYDFTGGVRGKFHRPKKLQRTLRIDADILEYFERMSRAAGIPYQTLINLSLRKFANEDGTITLSGSKK
- a CDS encoding antitoxin translates to MKKEYDLAKMKEVKNPYPKQKKKLVGINLSPAVIDYFKKLAEDSDIPYQKLIDLYLLDCVKHKRKISMKWVA